The following proteins come from a genomic window of Achromobacter sp. AONIH1:
- a CDS encoding RidA family protein: MIKRYKSGSRMSQAVTYNGFVFIAGQVADNRQGTLESQTREVLAKIEALLAEAGSDKSRLLAVDVFLPAIGDFDAMNRVYDAWVDPANPPARACVEARLADPDLRVEMTAIAALR, translated from the coding sequence ATGATCAAACGCTACAAATCCGGCTCGCGCATGAGCCAGGCCGTGACGTACAACGGCTTCGTCTTCATCGCCGGCCAGGTCGCCGACAACCGCCAGGGCACGCTGGAATCGCAGACCCGCGAGGTGCTGGCCAAGATCGAGGCGCTGCTGGCCGAGGCCGGCAGCGACAAGTCCCGCCTGCTGGCGGTGGACGTGTTCCTGCCTGCCATCGGCGATTTCGACGCCATGAACCGCGTCTACGACGCCTGGGTGGACCCGGCCAACCCGCCGGCGCGCGCCTGCGTCGAGGCCCGCCTGGCCGATCCCGACCTGCGCGTGGAAATGACCGCCATCGCCGCGCTGCGCTGA
- a CDS encoding YdcH family protein has product MFPEYRQLITQLKSENAHFSALFQRHNALDQQIQNMEAGIVPASGNDVEVLKKEKLQLKDKLYGMLRAADGHA; this is encoded by the coding sequence ATGTTCCCTGAATACCGTCAACTCATTACCCAGCTGAAATCCGAGAACGCCCATTTCTCGGCGCTGTTCCAGCGGCACAATGCGCTGGACCAGCAGATCCAGAACATGGAGGCCGGCATCGTCCCGGCGTCCGGCAACGACGTGGAAGTGCTCAAGAAGGAAAAGCTGCAACTGAAGGACAAGCTCTACGGCATGCTTCGGGCCGCCGACGGACACGCCTGA
- a CDS encoding LacI family DNA-binding transcriptional regulator, producing the protein MSDRHAPSSAPTHDDVLRLRPDAPPPAPRALPPAKPPRIEEVARLAGVSPITVSRALRQPEKVAKDKRERILQVVAQTGYASNPHARALRSGQSSVVAAFVSNIFSQQFALAVQGCAEVLEPQGYQLMVGQTSYSYAKETSMIASLRALRPAAVLFTGVIELEENRQSLRELGIPIMETWAYPRDPIDMLVGLSNYDAGFMAASHLAERGYRRVAFMARHGGRGELRRQGFAAAAAQRGLEVVAELAVDNPQTIADGRAALARLLSQGGKFDAVFCANDLLAVGAMFEARDRKLAVPRDLAVLGFGETDIAGEIQPGLTTIGVDSLDLGRRAGEMLLQRLGGGMPAHPHQVMPLRIHARASV; encoded by the coding sequence ATGAGCGACCGGCACGCGCCCTCCTCCGCCCCCACCCACGACGACGTCCTGCGCCTGCGCCCCGACGCGCCGCCGCCGGCGCCGCGCGCGCTGCCGCCGGCCAAGCCGCCGCGCATCGAGGAAGTGGCCAGGCTGGCGGGCGTGTCGCCGATCACGGTGTCGCGCGCGCTGCGCCAGCCCGAGAAGGTCGCCAAGGACAAGCGCGAACGCATTCTGCAGGTGGTGGCGCAAACCGGCTACGCCTCCAACCCGCACGCGCGGGCGCTGCGCTCGGGCCAGTCCAGCGTGGTGGCCGCCTTCGTCTCCAACATTTTCAGCCAGCAGTTCGCGCTGGCCGTGCAGGGCTGCGCCGAGGTGCTGGAACCGCAGGGCTATCAGCTGATGGTGGGACAGACCTCGTACTCCTACGCCAAGGAGACCAGCATGATCGCCTCGCTGCGCGCGCTGCGGCCGGCGGCCGTGCTGTTCACCGGCGTCATCGAGCTGGAAGAGAACCGGCAGTCGCTGCGCGAACTCGGCATTCCCATCATGGAAACCTGGGCCTATCCGCGCGATCCCATCGACATGCTGGTCGGCCTGTCCAACTACGACGCCGGCTTCATGGCGGCCAGCCATCTGGCCGAGCGCGGCTACCGGCGCGTGGCGTTCATGGCCCGCCACGGCGGCCGCGGCGAATTGCGCCGCCAGGGCTTCGCGGCCGCGGCCGCGCAGCGCGGGCTGGAGGTCGTCGCCGAACTGGCCGTGGACAATCCGCAGACCATCGCCGATGGCCGGGCCGCGCTGGCCCGGCTGCTGTCGCAAGGCGGCAAGTTCGACGCCGTGTTCTGCGCCAACGACCTGCTGGCCGTCGGCGCCATGTTCGAAGCGCGCGACCGCAAGCTGGCCGTGCCGCGCGATCTGGCCGTGCTGGGCTTTGGCGAAACCGATATCGCCGGCGAGATCCAGCCCGGGCTGACCACCATCGGCGTGGACAGCCTGGACCTGGGCCGACGCGCCGGCGAAATGCTGCTGCAGCGCCTGGGCGGCGGCATGCCGGCCCATCCTCACCAAGTGATGCCGCTGCGCATCCACGCGCGCGCCAGCGTCTGA
- a CDS encoding isochorismatase family protein, producing MTTPANFNGQRPVIDPDDAAMLLIDHQSGLFQTVGDMPMPELRARAAALASMATLSKMPVITTASVPQGPNGPLIPEIHDNAPHAQYVARRGEINAWDNPEFVAAVKATGRKTLIIAGTITSVCMAFPSISAVADGYRVFAVVDASGTYSKMAQEITLARIVQAGVVPMDTAAVASELQRTWNREDAAQWAQVYTRIFPAYQLLIESHAKAQDVARNNEALDSQR from the coding sequence ATGACCACCCCCGCCAACTTCAACGGCCAGCGCCCCGTGATCGATCCCGACGACGCCGCCATGCTGCTCATCGACCACCAGAGCGGCCTGTTCCAGACCGTGGGCGACATGCCCATGCCCGAGCTGCGCGCCCGCGCCGCCGCCCTGGCCAGCATGGCCACGCTGAGCAAGATGCCCGTCATCACCACGGCCTCGGTGCCGCAAGGCCCGAACGGCCCATTGATTCCAGAGATCCACGACAACGCGCCCCACGCGCAATACGTCGCGCGCCGGGGCGAGATCAATGCCTGGGACAACCCGGAATTCGTCGCGGCGGTCAAGGCCACGGGCCGCAAGACCCTGATCATCGCCGGCACCATCACCAGCGTCTGCATGGCCTTTCCGTCGATCAGCGCGGTCGCCGATGGCTACCGCGTGTTCGCCGTGGTGGACGCCTCGGGCACCTACAGCAAGATGGCGCAGGAGATCACGCTGGCGCGCATCGTCCAGGCCGGCGTGGTGCCGATGGACACGGCCGCCGTGGCCTCGGAACTGCAACGCACCTGGAATCGCGAGGACGCGGCCCAGTGGGCGCAGGTCTATACCCGGATCTTCCCCGCCTACCAGCTGCTGATCGAAAGCCACGCCAAGGCGCAGGACGTGGCGCGCAACAACGAGGCGCTGGATTCCCAGCGCTGA
- a CDS encoding LysE/ArgO family amino acid transporter, with translation MTHAFLPGFLLGLSLILAIGAQNAFVLRQGLRQQYVFAVSLTCALSDAILIAAGVAGFGAAVAALPWLETAMRYGGAAFLFLYAARSLRAALRCHHDSLTPSENQAAGLWTALATCLAFTWLNPHVYLDTVVLLGSISSQYEGQKTAFALGAISASFLFFFTLGYGARLLRPLFAQPKAWRVLDLLVAVAMFCIGLGLLI, from the coding sequence ATGACCCACGCTTTTCTTCCCGGCTTCCTGCTTGGCCTGAGCCTGATCCTGGCCATCGGCGCGCAGAACGCCTTCGTGCTGCGCCAGGGACTGCGCCAGCAGTACGTGTTCGCCGTGAGCCTGACCTGCGCCTTGTCCGACGCGATCCTGATCGCCGCCGGCGTCGCGGGCTTCGGCGCGGCGGTCGCGGCGCTGCCGTGGCTGGAAACCGCGATGCGTTACGGCGGCGCCGCGTTCCTGTTCCTGTATGCCGCCCGCAGCCTGCGCGCCGCGCTGCGCTGCCATCACGACAGCCTGACGCCGTCCGAGAATCAGGCGGCGGGCCTCTGGACCGCGCTCGCCACCTGCCTGGCCTTCACCTGGCTCAATCCGCACGTCTATCTGGATACCGTGGTGCTGCTGGGTTCGATTTCCAGCCAATACGAAGGGCAGAAAACCGCCTTCGCCCTGGGCGCCATCTCGGCCTCGTTCCTGTTCTTCTTCACACTGGGCTATGGCGCGCGCCTGCTGCGGCCGCTCTTCGCGCAACCGAAGGCCTGGCGGGTGCTGGACCTGCTGGTGGCCGTGGCGATGTTCTGTATCGGTCTGGGACTGCTTATCTGA
- a CDS encoding succinylglutamate desuccinylase/aspartoacylase family protein, protein MHTGLFHEIDFDADGKTLSFLGTPYSVDRSPYYQIKTPVCRIRNGQGPRVLLMAGNHGDEYEGEIALGRLIRRLDPARVRGEITILPMANVPAVMAARRRSPLDNGNLNRAFPGSPGGTPTERLAHFLEHELFPRHDVVFDIHSGGTSMAHLPTALIEKQVDPARMDQALALLASLGMDHAFIATNGRDAPTSMAAAARAGAIGISGEFGGGGTLTPATLAATQRAIDQLLLALGVIDAPVLGPHAPADGGMQLLALDSHAQAIFATRRGWFEPAVDIGAQVSAGDLAGYYHDLNRLDAPEEALRFGVSGIVISRRLHTDSEAGDCLIQVARPVEQADILAAA, encoded by the coding sequence ATGCACACCGGCCTGTTTCACGAGATCGATTTCGACGCCGACGGCAAGACGCTCAGCTTCCTGGGCACGCCGTATTCGGTGGACCGTTCCCCCTATTACCAGATCAAGACCCCGGTCTGCCGCATCCGCAATGGCCAGGGGCCGCGCGTGCTGCTCATGGCCGGCAACCACGGCGACGAGTACGAAGGCGAGATCGCGCTGGGTCGCCTGATCCGCCGCCTGGACCCGGCCCGCGTGCGCGGCGAGATCACGATCCTGCCCATGGCCAACGTGCCGGCCGTGATGGCGGCGCGGCGCCGCTCGCCGCTGGACAACGGCAACCTGAACCGCGCCTTCCCGGGCTCGCCCGGCGGCACGCCCACCGAGCGGCTGGCGCATTTCCTGGAGCATGAGCTGTTTCCGCGCCACGACGTGGTCTTCGACATCCACTCCGGCGGCACGTCGATGGCGCACCTGCCCACCGCGCTGATCGAAAAACAGGTGGACCCGGCGCGCATGGACCAGGCGCTGGCGCTGCTGGCCAGCCTGGGCATGGACCACGCCTTCATCGCCACCAACGGGCGCGACGCGCCCACCTCGATGGCGGCCGCCGCCCGCGCGGGCGCCATCGGCATCAGTGGCGAATTCGGCGGCGGCGGCACGCTGACGCCGGCCACGCTGGCCGCGACCCAGCGCGCCATCGACCAGCTGCTGCTGGCGCTGGGCGTAATCGACGCCCCGGTGCTGGGACCGCACGCGCCGGCCGACGGCGGCATGCAGCTGCTGGCCCTGGACAGCCACGCCCAGGCCATCTTCGCCACGCGTCGAGGCTGGTTCGAGCCCGCCGTGGACATCGGCGCCCAGGTCAGCGCGGGCGATCTGGCGGGCTACTATCACGACTTGAATCGCCTGGACGCGCCCGAGGAAGCCCTGCGTTTCGGGGTATCGGGTATCGTCATATCCCGGCGGCTGCACACCGACAGCGAAGCCGGCGACTGCCTGATCCAGGTGGCGCGCCCGGTCGAGCAAGCTGATATCCTGGCGGCCGCCTGA
- a CDS encoding sterol desaturase family protein — translation MKQRAPIYRQIWELFRQDGHIRPGTGMISGVIALFLAILAVLGVLAFHFPAYLTTPELRAFYSVDAMRALLFGALLVSGTIALANIVLGRQRWLNIAAFALVCGAVAAGGSQVVVTTSNTGHHPYLGLDWFILDLLASSTVFIIFEKLFPLYDGQPVFRTEWQVDMKHFLFNHLSVGAVLLCINFFVHRLFSWAAYEPLQQAIAGLPYALELFLAVLVADLVQYAAHRAYHEVPFLWRIHAVHHSTRTLDWLAGSRLHIVELLITRVAVLGVLFALGFSKPVLDAYIIIVGFQAVLIHSNVKLPWGWLRYIIVTPDFHHWHHSSDNEAIDRNYAAHLSFIDYLFGTAVRGVSRRLPENYGILDNDMPGTFLAQQAYPFRKK, via the coding sequence ATGAAACAGCGCGCGCCCATCTATCGCCAGATCTGGGAATTGTTCAGGCAGGACGGGCACATCCGTCCCGGCACCGGCATGATCAGCGGCGTGATCGCGCTGTTCCTGGCGATCCTGGCGGTGCTGGGCGTGCTGGCGTTTCATTTCCCGGCCTATCTCACCACGCCCGAGCTGCGCGCCTTCTATTCCGTGGACGCGATGCGCGCGCTGCTGTTCGGCGCGCTGCTGGTCTCGGGCACCATCGCGCTGGCCAATATCGTTCTCGGCCGCCAGCGCTGGCTCAACATCGCCGCCTTCGCCCTGGTATGCGGCGCCGTGGCCGCCGGCGGCAGCCAGGTCGTGGTGACCACCTCCAACACCGGCCACCATCCCTACCTGGGCCTGGACTGGTTCATCCTGGACCTGCTGGCCTCCAGCACCGTCTTCATCATCTTCGAGAAGCTGTTCCCGCTGTATGACGGCCAGCCCGTGTTCCGCACGGAATGGCAGGTGGACATGAAGCACTTCCTGTTCAACCACCTGTCGGTCGGCGCGGTGCTGCTGTGCATCAACTTCTTCGTGCACCGGCTGTTCTCCTGGGCCGCGTATGAGCCGCTGCAGCAGGCCATCGCCGGCCTGCCCTACGCGCTGGAGCTGTTCCTGGCGGTGCTGGTGGCGGACCTGGTGCAGTACGCGGCGCACCGGGCCTATCACGAGGTGCCGTTCCTGTGGCGCATCCATGCGGTGCACCACAGCACCCGCACACTGGACTGGCTGGCCGGATCGCGGCTGCACATCGTCGAGCTGCTGATCACGCGCGTGGCGGTGCTGGGCGTGCTGTTCGCGCTGGGCTTTTCCAAGCCGGTGCTGGATGCCTACATCATCATCGTCGGTTTCCAGGCGGTGCTCATCCACTCCAACGTCAAGCTGCCCTGGGGCTGGCTGCGCTACATCATCGTGACGCCGGACTTCCACCACTGGCATCACTCGTCGGACAACGAGGCCATCGACCGCAACTACGCGGCGCACCTGTCCTTCATCGACTACCTGTTCGGCACCGCCGTGCGCGGCGTGAGCCGGCGCCTGCCGGAGAACTACGGCATCCTGGACAACGACATGCCGGGCACGTTCCTGGCGCAGCAGGCCTATCCCTTCCGCAAGAAATAG
- a CDS encoding LysR substrate-binding domain-containing protein, giving the protein MHDLNDLYYFVQVVRNGGFAPAGRALGIPKSRLSRRIALLEERLGVRLIQRSTRSFAVTELGQEYYEQCLSMLAGAEAAQEVIDRTHAEPQGTIRLSAPPALIHYFLGELIARFMVKCPKVQVYLKSFSRPVDVLREGYDLAVRVRFGPIESSDLVMKPLGISGQRLVAAPALARAVAQPADPSALGQLPTLALGIDGRESHWKLDGPDGARLSVPFSPRLVTDDMMALKQAAVQGVGVAALPLLMIREELADGRLIDVGRPWAPEPGSVHAVFPSRRGLLPGVRELLDFMGAEYQKLARREREECRELGERP; this is encoded by the coding sequence ATGCACGACTTGAACGACCTCTATTACTTCGTGCAGGTCGTCCGGAACGGCGGCTTCGCGCCCGCCGGCCGGGCGCTGGGCATACCCAAGTCGCGACTGAGCCGGCGCATCGCGCTGCTGGAGGAAAGGCTGGGCGTGCGCCTGATCCAGCGCTCGACCCGCAGCTTCGCGGTCACGGAACTCGGCCAGGAATACTACGAGCAGTGCCTGTCCATGCTGGCCGGCGCCGAGGCCGCCCAGGAAGTCATCGACCGCACCCACGCCGAGCCGCAAGGCACCATCCGCCTGAGCGCGCCGCCGGCGCTGATCCACTATTTCCTGGGCGAGCTGATCGCGCGCTTCATGGTCAAGTGCCCGAAGGTGCAGGTCTACCTGAAGAGCTTCAGCCGTCCGGTGGACGTGCTGCGCGAGGGCTACGACCTGGCCGTGCGGGTACGCTTCGGACCCATCGAAAGCAGCGACCTGGTCATGAAGCCGCTGGGCATCAGCGGCCAGCGCCTGGTCGCCGCGCCCGCGCTGGCGCGCGCCGTGGCGCAGCCCGCCGACCCGAGCGCGCTCGGCCAGCTGCCGACGCTGGCGCTGGGCATCGACGGACGCGAAAGCCACTGGAAGCTGGACGGGCCGGACGGCGCCCGCCTGAGCGTGCCCTTCTCCCCCCGCCTGGTGACCGACGACATGATGGCGTTGAAACAGGCCGCCGTGCAGGGCGTGGGCGTGGCGGCGCTGCCCCTGCTGATGATCCGCGAGGAACTGGCGGACGGCCGGCTGATCGACGTGGGCCGGCCCTGGGCGCCCGAGCCGGGCAGCGTGCATGCCGTGTTTCCGTCACGCCGGGGTCTCTTGCCCGGCGTGCGCGAGCTGCTGGATTTCATGGGCGCCGAATACCAGAAGCTGGCCCGGCGCGAACGCGAGGAATGCCGGGAGCTGGGCGAACGCCCCTAG